A section of the Phycodurus eques isolate BA_2022a chromosome 4, UOR_Pequ_1.1, whole genome shotgun sequence genome encodes:
- the setd2 gene encoding histone-lysine N-methyltransferase SETD2 isoform X1: MEECLDLKHFLKDEGSGASVKVEGLSKAALIKSLSPRVMLSNHLLPKGTKMKVNLEDQSRQKVSFSFSQIKKPLHSIFVIPSSPEKSDTEHHTASSQPTVDKGRASESKNEQKQTHAVPISTEQTSSQVPSFAAKLKTDLAKMHFKKQILSVSVTREKITSFIPEETPNSQLLVLQKSANDSETKVPILQHQNSVSVSPSEDSHRHSSESWTASSIKKPAASSGKEEDNSSNEQDKNVYKRKTRSQTDTRTEIEDPVPISSRRKSVDSKSKTNLESSSKAGIKRSSSRSRGEEKEKSSSKRSENHERSSSYTKSDRDSRYTSSRSLRSDKDRRRSRSRSRSRSRSRGSRISSSHPRSERSRGDRGSRSERSFYHDADRRSYRSSPRRDRRRSRSRNDRTRDSSDSEDDHRKTRTRASDSSRSSTYSKSSSFSKSDKGSKSIDMPHSSESDKRSQTSSSMSERTSKRLSDSDSQRKCSPGGESRHYKASTHHTIDTNRKSNSSKQHTHLDREKHEHENHPKSSSTDNEPDQRTKSLASSGLEETHKEEKTSLLDAKQTTFSRTPEETSEHDRQSDIFNCPSDEPKYETTMKSCLLDQKEKNNVNYIQQRSQIDHQDGELTEMQCNRLDGPKSSPEVNEEIAPAISSNEGKKQVNGTLEKVNNVKDSLLPQNIPHVTANAAAESLFNSSDEIVCNVDIKDVDSSQGSVPLPNTIDVPAAHVAQNCKPQGELSNVTATEQAETNALVKSEQACKTENLLTLEENIDNDKKSSPTKKSRWDIVREDGPGSEDSQQTLFAELPENMVFINKIEFSQNQSQIDMIETTQESDRHFIPGQEMERPKQAASYDQGEASQGIIVVDHSQKNLEQPLCNINTTRVNSAAQMESWNGNFKEKSEDGTHKHKLHETLANQVAEGGHSDPSDSDNSEYDSECDEAIKRLHSVVVVPKNSTVTSESHDTGPSSYSPTISKSHIANEVTKMNGHEVQYQDSSQQRLEGVSYHTSSLCQSQSNMIDSTSHLEGSSSTGVSQPYVTGPANVHQCITNFTHSLDNSGHYDQVQGQHYVNSRGELILAHYQHSASVDNISDRGAFNPSWSFAQPEQPSSTYQQPDSSHGPLLPQSKLSETFPNIQQHRHHSVSWNNQTSDMQTCKKNYPHVYQDFAGEIHPDSLTNDHDDYCGAKPSNLSKATVDSSGPPGAPGFVQGHEISSNSRCSAVPDPPRENSFKTHRSRGPPKKRRPEIESDSDNEAEAGPTAKRERQGETEDAKETKVKVEVVRPSLTLQHFQDSNRWKEFSKTKKMPPYFDLIEENLYLTERKKSKSHRDIKRMQCECPMLPKQDRLRGMLACGEDCLNRLLMIECSSRCLNGHYCSNRRFQMKQHADFEVILTEDKGWGLRAAKDLSSNTFVLEYCGEVLDHKEFKTRVKEYARNKNIHYYFMALKNNEIIDATLKGNCSRFMNHSCEPNCETQKWTVNGQLRVGFFTTKAVSAGTELTFDYQFQRYGKEAQKCFCGAPSCRGFLGGENRVSVRAAGGKMKKDRTRKNALTTVDEELEALLENGEGLYDGKQVVSLCRLMVRVENMEQKLTCLKLIRDTQNPSCLKQFLDHHGLSLLWIFMVEISEAKGNCAINIKLQSEIMKTLSVLPISTKNMLEESKVLTFIQRWAQTKALPQPTEMDGYSSENTSRAQTPLNIPDGSSSKLGPECDRDTSKPAVYRRLKIISENSLDSALSDASKASDGKEEFEEEDDEEEDESAQSALPDEKQKVNAINEAANPVKESQKEEVKDIKVEKQEETQMASDGQEHVDVEEVKDQIELEEKPCEVKVDVIDEPKKESEVSDKPSGEELTIQAPTEMTEMESDQPTVEIQEPEIEPVQMDVSEAQTEQPAEQMVAKTETLETENPPPCPEAQPDEPGTVAPQNSDTPEVSMSTEDTPAPTDPQAIETPSQDEEEGVSDVESERSQEPQISALDISSMAARLLDSWKDLKEVYRIPKKSQVEKETNDRSRDRETTLTPRNTSGSREREREREKDRDRDHDRDWDRDRERDRERERDRERDRDKTPRSTERRRRRSTSPPSSYERSSRRTEERFDPSKTPRGTGSKERNKLSTEERRKLFEQEVAQREAQKQQQQQQQQLQTMAYDPALAYASTSGFITYPPGYPLQTFVDPTNPNAGKVLLPTPTADPTMTYEQTTPQRLVSDLGLPSPSSTSQATPVSNISQHITTANLTPADTQQYAQPAVGAQDSGVSVLSVPAQTAPQVQSQQSYATLWDPATQQAVTVQTQPAQQYAAAPAQAPTQTAIYYQGQPCQTIYSIPTAYPQTNTPVIQAYSDPAASYLHGQTVYPGHQQGVVVQQGGTVTTIVTSQTVQQEMIVPNNVIDLPPPSPPKPKTIVLPPNWKVARDPEGKIYYYHIATRQTQWDPPTWDGSSDTNMDHDSEMDLGTPTYDENPSKFSTKTAEADTSSELAKKSKETFRKEMSQFIVQCLNPYRKPDCKLGRISNTEDFKHLARKLTHGVMNKELKACTNPEDLDCNENVKHKTKEYIKKYMQRFGAVYKPKEDTEVY, translated from the exons ATGGAAGAGTGTCTTGACCTAAAACACTTTCTAAA AGACGAAGGAAGTGGTGCCTCG GTGAAGGTGGAGGGCCTTTCTAAGGCAGCTCTCATCAAAAGTCTGTCTCCTAGAGTGATGCTGTCCAATCATCTATTGCCTAAAGGGACCAAGATGAAGGTCAACCTAGAGGATCAGAGTCGTCAGAAAGTGTCCTTCAGCTTCTCGCAGATCAAGAAGCCACTGCACAGCATTTTCGTTATCCCTTCCAGCCCTGAAAAGTCTGACACTGAACATCACACTGCCTCCTCACAGCCAACAGTTGATAAAGGAAGGGCTTCTGAAAGTAAAAATGAGCAAAAGCAGACCCATGCAGTGCCAATTTCAACAGAACAGACATCTTCACAAGTTCCAAGCTTTGCCGCTAAACTGAAAACGGACTTGGCAAAGATGCATTTCAAAAAGCAAATACTCAGTGTGTCTGTGACTAGAGAAAAAATAACATCTTTTATTCCGGAGGAGACACCCAACTCTCAATTGCTGGTtttgcaaaaatctgcaaatgacAGCGAAACCAAAGTCCCAATTTTGCAGCATCAGAACTCTGTAAGTGTCTCTCCCTCTGAGGATTCTCACCGTCACTCCTCTGAGAGCTGGACAGCATCAAGTATCAAGAAACCTGCTGCATCCTCAGGAAAAGAGGAAGATAATTCCAGTAATGAGCAggataaaaatgtatacaaaaggAAAACCAGGTCACAAACTGACACACGAACAGAGATTGAAGATCCAGTCCCCATTTCTTCCAGACGCAAATCAGTTGACtccaaaagtaaaacaaatttgGAAAGCAGTAGCAAAGCAGGAATTAAAAGGTCTTCCTCTAGGTCACGAggggaagaaaaggaaaaaagctCATCAAAGCGATCTGAGAATCATGAAAGGTCATCTAGTTATACAAAATCGGACCGTGATTCTAGATATACATCATCGCGGTCACTGCGATCAGACAAAGATCGCAGAAGATCCAGATCAAGGTCAAGATCAAGGTCTCGATCTAGAGGCTCTCGAATCAGTTCATCTCACCCAAGATCAGAGAGATCGAGAGGCGATAGAGGATCCCGTTCAGAAAGATCCTTTTATCATGATGCCGATCGCAGATCATACAGAAGTTCTCCGCGTAGAGACAGGCGACGATCTCGTTCTCGCAATGACAGAACACGGGACAGTTCGGACTCTGAAGATGACCATCGCAAGACGAGGACACGGGCAAGTGACTCCAGTAGATCATCCACCTATTCAAAGTCCTCTTCCTTCTCAAAATCTGACAAAGGATCTAAATCTATTGATATGCCACATTCTTCAGAATCAGATAAAAGAAGTCAAACCTCATCTTCAATGTCAGAAAGGACTTCAAAGCGACTGTCAGACTCTGACTCCCAGCGCAAATGCTCTCCAGGTGGAGAATCAAGGCATTATAAAGCTAGCACCCATCATACAATAGACACCAACAGAAAATCCAACTCTTCCAAACAACATACCCATTTGGATCGTgaaaaacatgaacatgaaaaTCATCCAAAAAGCAGTTCTACTGACAATGAACCTGATCAGAGGACAAAATCACTGGCAAGCTCTGGTTTAgaggaaacacacaaagaagagaAAACTAGTCTGCTCGACGCCAAACAGACCACCTTTTCTAGAACGCCAGAGGAAACCAGTGAACATGATAGACAATCTGACATATTTAATTGTCCCAGTGACGAACCAAAATATGAAACTACCATGAAATCATGTTTGCtagatcaaaaagaaaaaaacaatgtaaattatATTCAACAGAGAAGTCAAATTGACCACCAGGATGGTGAGTTGACAGAGATGCAATGTAACAGATTAGATGGACCAAAATCAAGTCCCGAAGTGAACGAAGAAATTGCACCAGCTATAAGCTCAAATGAGGGCAAGAAGCAAGTAAATGGCACCCTTGAAAAAGTAAACAATGTGAAGGATAGTCTTCTTCCTCAAAATATACCACATGTGACTGCAAATGCTGCTGCGGAAAGTTTATTCAATAGTAGTGATGAGATAGTATGCAACGTGGACATAAAAGATGTTGACTCTTCACAAGGGTCAGTACCTCTACCTAATACAATTGACGTACCTGCCGCACATGTTGCTCAGAACTGTAAACCACAGGGTGAACTTAGTAATGTGACTGCCACTGAGCAAGCTGAAACAAATGCACTGGTGAAATCAGAGCAAGCATGTAAAACTGAGAACCTGTTGACACTTGAAGAAAACATAGACAATGATAAAAAGAGCAGTCCTACTAAAAAGTCCCGGTGGGATATTGTTAGAGAGGATGGCCCAGGGAGTGAAGATTCGCAGCAGACACTTTTCGCTGAACTACCTGAAAACATGGTCTTTATAAACAAAATAGAGTTTTCCCAAAACCAAAGTCAGATAGACATGATAGAAACCACGCAAGAATCTGATAGGCATTTCATACCTGGGCAGGAGATGGAGAGGCCAAAGCAGGCAGCTAGTTACGACCAAGGGGAGGCTTCACAGGGTATCATTGTCGTTGACCATTCTCAGAAAAACTTAGAACAGCCTCTGTGCAACATTAATACAACAAGGGTCAACAGTGCTGCACAGATGGAGAGCTGGAATGGTAACTTCAAAGAGAAATCTGAAGATGGTACCCACAAGCATAAATTACATGAAACGTTAGCGAATCAGGTAGCAGAAGGAGGACATAGCGATCCCAGTGATAGTGACAACTCTGAGTATGACTCTGAATGTGATGAGGCAATAAAACGATTGCACTCTGTGGTGGTGGTGCCAAAGAATTCCACTGTAACAAGTGAATCACATGACACTGGACCGTCCTCATACAGTCCAACTATTTCAAAATCCCACATTGCTAATGAAGTCACCAAAATGAATGGTCATGAAGTTCAATATCAAGACAGTTCTCAACAAAGACTAGAGGGTGTTTCGTACCACACTAGTTCTCTTTGTCAATCCCAGAGTAATATGATTGACAGCACTAGTCACTTAGAGGGATCCAGCTCTACTGGTGTCTCACAGCCTTATGTGACTGGTCCTGCCAATGTCCACCAGTGTATCACTAATTTCACGCACAGCCTCGACAATTCTGGACATTACGACCAAGTGCAAGGCCAGCATTATGTCAACAGCAGAGGTGAACTGATTCTCGCACATTACCAACATTCTGCCAGTGTTGACAACATCAGTGACCGGGGTGCGTTCAACCCAAGCTGGAGTTTTGCACAGCCAGAACAGCCCAGTAGTACATATCAACAGCCAGACAGCAGTCATGGACCATTGTTACCACAATCTAAACTTTCAGAAACCTTTCCTAACATACAGCAGCATAGACACCACAGTGTCTCATGGAACAACCAAACTTCCGACATGCAGACTTGCAAAAAAAACTACCCCCATGTATATCAGGACTTTGCAGGTGAAATACACCCAGACTCACTCACTAATGACCATGACGACTATTGCGGGGCTAAACCATCCAATCTTAGTAAAGCAACTGTCGACTCTAGTGGACCACCGGGGGCTCCAGGGTTTGTGCAAGGTCACGAAATAAGCAGCAACAGCAGGTGCTCTGCTGTGCCTGACCCCCCGCGGGAGAACAgcttcaagacccacagaagcAGGGGTCCTCCCAAGAAAAGACGACCAGAGATTGAGTCCGATTCGGACAACGAGGCGGAAGCTGGACCTACTGCCAAAAGGGAGCGTCAAGGAGAAACCGAGGATGCGAAAGAAACTAAAGTCAAAGTTGAGGTGGTCCGTCCGTCACTCACTCTGCAGCACTTTCAAGACTCCAATCGATGGAAAGAGTTTTCCAAGACAAAGAAGATGCCCCCTTATTTTGACCTCATTGAAGAGAATCTATACCTAACTGAGCG AAAGAAGAGCAAATCTCATCGTGATATCAAGAGGATGCAGTGTGAGTGCCCAATGTTGCCCAAACAGGACCGTTTACGGGGTATGTTGGCGTGCGGGGAAGACTGTTTAAATCGGCTACTGATGATTGAATG CTCGTCACGGTGCCTGAATGGACACTATTGCTCAAATCGACGCTTTCAAATGAAGCAGCATGCAGACTTTGAAGTCATCCTCACCGAAGACAAGGGTTGGGGTCTACGTGCAGCTAAGGACTTGTCTTC AAATACCTTTGTGCTAGAATACTGTGGGGAAGTGTTGGACCACAAAGAGTTCAAAACAAGAGTGAAAGAATATGCACGCAACAAGAACATCCACTACTATTTCATGGCTCTAAAGAATAACGAG ATCATCGATGCAACACTGAAGGGTAATTGCTCTCGGTTTATGAACCACAGCTGCGAGCCCAACTGTGAGACCCAAAAG TGGACGGTCAATGGCCAGCTTAGAGTCGGGTTCTTCACCACCAAAGCAGTCAGTGCAGGAACTGAGTTGACATTTGACTATCAGTTTCAGAGATAcgg GAAAGAAGCCCAGAAGTGCTTCTGTGGAGCCCCCAGCTGCAGGGGCTTCCTGGGAGGGGAGAACCGAGTCAGTGTCCGAGCCGCTGGAGGGAAGATGAAGAAAGACAGAACTCGAAAGAATGCTCTCACCACA GTTGATGAGGAACTGGAGGCATTACTAGAGAATGGCGAAGGACTGTATGATGGGAAACAAGTGGTGTCCCTGTGCAGACTTATGGTCCGTGTGGAAAACATGGAGCAGAAACTCACCTGTCTCAAGCTCATACGT GATACACAGAATCCGTCTTGCTTAAAGCAGTTCTTAGATCATCATGGCTTGTCTTTGCTTTGGATCTTCATGGTGGAGATTTCTGAAGCCAAGGGGAATTGTGCCATTAACATCAAACTACAATCGGAG ATTATGAAGACATTGTCCGTGTTACCCATCTCCACTAAGAACATGCTGGAAGAGAGTAAAGTCCTGACCTTCATTCAGCGATGGGCCCAAACGAAAGCTCTCCCTCAGCCCACTGAGATGGACGGTTACTCCAGCGAGAACACTTCACGTGCTCAGACGCCCCTAAACATACCTGATGGTTCCTCCTCTAAATTGGGACCAGAGTGTGACAGGGACACCTCCAAACCTGCTGTGTATCGCCGCCTTAAAATCATCAGCGAAAACAGTCTGGACAGTGCCCTCTCAGATGCCAGCAAAGCGTCTGATGGCAAGGAGGAGTttgaggaggaagatgatgaggaagaggatgaaTCTGCCCAGAGTGCACTGCCTGATGAGAAACAGAAGGTAAATGCGATCAATGAAGCTGCTAATCCAGTGAAAGAATCACAGAAAGAGGAGGTAAAAGACATCAAAGTGGAGAAACAGGAAGAGACGCAAATGGCTTCAGACGGTCAGGAACACGTTGATGTTGAAGAGGTAAAAGACCAAATTGAGTTGGAGGAGAAGCCTTGTGAGGTGAAAGTGGATGTAATTGATGAACCGAAGAAGGAATCTGAGGTATCTGATAAGCCTAGCGGAGAAGAGCTGACCATCCAGGCACCAACAGAAATGACTGAAATGGAAAGTGACCAGCCTACAGTTGAGATTCAGGAACCAGAGATCGAGCCAGTTCAAATGGATGTTTCTGAGGCTCAAACTGAACAGCCTGCAGAGCAGATGGTAGCCAAGACAGAAACACTGGAGACTGAGAATCCTCCTCCTTGCCCTGAGGCTCAACCTGATGAACCTGGCACCGTCGCTCCTCAAAACTCTGACACCCCCGAGGTCAGTATGTCTACAGAGGACACACCAGCACCTACAGATCCACAAGCGATAGAAACACCTTCTCAGGATGAAGAGGAAGGTGTTTCTGATGTGGAGAGTGAGCGGAGTCAGGAGCCCCAAATCAGTGCTTTGGACATTAGCAGCATGGCGGCCAGGCTGTTGGACAGTTGGAAGGATCTCAAG GAGGTGTACAGAATACCAAAGAAGAGTCAGGTGGAAAAGGAAACCAATG ATCGCAGTAGAGATCGTGAAACAACTCTGACTCCACGCAACACCTCTGGTAGTCGAGAGCGTGAAAGGGAACGTGAAAAGGACAGGGACAGAGACCATGACCGGGATTGGGACAGGGACAGGGAGCGAGACAGGGAAAGAGAGAGGGACAGGGAGCGTGATCGAGACAAAACTCCACGCAGCACTGAGAGACGGAGGCGACGGTCCACATCTCCACCCTCCTCCTATGAGCGGAGCAGCCGGCGCACTGAGGAACG GTTTGACCCGTCAAAGACACCTCGGGGAACTGGCAGCAAGGAGCGCAACAAGCTGTCCACAGAGGAACGCAGGAAGCTGTTTGAGCAGGAGGTTGCTCAGCGGGAAGCCCagaagcagcaacagcagcagcagcagcagctccaaACTATGGCCTACGACCCTGCCTTGGCCTATGCCTCGACTTCTGGCTTCATCACCTATCCACCTGGATACCCCCTCCAGACTTTTGTGGATCCCACCAACCCCAACGCAGGCAAAGTACTACTACCCACCCCTACAGCTGACCCCACCATGACCTATGAACAGACTACTCCCCAAAGACTAGTCTCAGATCTTGGGCTTCCCTCGCCATCATCCACTTCACAAGCCACTCCTGTTTCTAATATCTCTCAGCACATCACCACCGCCAACCTCACCCCTGCTGACACGCAGCAGTACGCCCAGCCCGCTGTCGGAGCCCAGGACTCGGGCGTGTCTGTCCTCTCCGTGCCCGCCCAGACGGCGCCCCAGGTCCAGAGCCAGCAGAGCTACGCCACTCTGTGGGATCCAGCCACCCAGCAGGCAGTGACCGTGCAGACGCAGCCAGCGCAGCAGTACGCGGCAGCCCCGGCGCAGGCCCCCACGCAAACGGCAATCTACTACCAAGGCCAGCCGTGCCAAACCATCTACAGCATCCCCACTGCTTACCCTCAGACCAACACTCCAGTCATACAG